In one Lolium rigidum isolate FL_2022 chromosome 3, APGP_CSIRO_Lrig_0.1, whole genome shotgun sequence genomic region, the following are encoded:
- the LOC124704309 gene encoding myosin-12, whose amino-acid sequence MGTPVNIIVGSQVWLEDPDEAWVDGEVTGIKGGDVTVATANGKTVVASLASIYPKDTEAPPAGVDDMTKLAYLHEPGVLHNLACRYGLNEIYTYTGNILIAVNPFQRLPHLYDVHMMEQYKGATFGELSPHLFAIADSCYRAMINEHGSQSILVSGESGAGKTETTKMLMRYLAFMGGRSGTEGRTVEQQVLESNPVLEAFGNAKTVKNNNSSRFGKFVEIQFDKYGKISGAAVRTYLLERSRVCQVSDPERNYHCFYMLCSAPPEDVKRFKVGNPRSFHYLNQTSCYEVANVDDAREYLETRNAMDIVGISQEEQDAIFRVVAAILHLGNINFSKGQEIDSSRLRDEKSINHLKTVAELLMCDEKSLEDSLCQRVIVTPDGNITKPLDPDSALQSRDALAKTVYSRLFDWIVDKINNSIGQDPDAISIIGVLDIYGFESFKVNSFEQLCINMTNEKLQQHFNQHVFKMEQEEYTRDEIDWSYVEFVDNQDVLDLIEKKPGGIIALLDEACMFPKSTHETFAQKMYQTYKAHKRFSKPKLARTAFTINHYAGDVTYQADYFLDKNKDYVVAEHQALLNSSRCSFVANLFPPLPEESSKQSKFSSIGTRFKQQLQALMETLSTTEPHYIRCVKPNTVLKPGIFENDNVLNQLRCGGVLEAIRISCAGYPTKRTFDEFIDRFGVLAPELVDSCDEKTACAALCDKMGLKGYQIGKTKVFLRAGQMAELDARRAEVLANAVRLIQRRIRTHLMRKDFISLKKASIQTQKFWRARLARKLFEHMRRVAAAITIQKHTRTRSAWKAYIQVYKSSITIQTGLRAMAARKEHRFRRETKAAMIIQTRWRQHKAYVAYKQQKRASLILQCAWRARVARKELRKLKMEARDNGALKEAKDKLEKRVEELTWRLDVEKHLRIDLEASKGQEVAKLQSALQEMQEKLEEANAAIIKEKEAAKLAIEQAPPKIVEVPVVDNEKVELLTSQNEELAGELGTFRTKAEDLEKKLFEIQKQSDELSQETQERASKINQLQEMITRLETNLSSMESENHVLRQQSLLASADDDKTKQIESLESKIAILESENQLLRSNSALAAQAVVAPVVIQPSAMKVLENGQQLGELNIINEQLVVPPIKNLSKQKSLTDRQQENHDVLIKSLTEDRKYDNRRPAAACIVYKSLLHWHSFEAEKTNIFDRIIHTIRSSIENAKSSGELAYWLSTTSTLLHLLQNTLKTSSSSTKGSNRSRTAPGNLFNRMTQNARSSSSGLGISSGYSGMIGRTDTKPMVEAKYPAVRFKQQLTAYVEKIYGMIRDSLKKEISALLTMCIQAPRAARVRPSRGSLKSIHSSALSRQASSVHWQNIVKCLNNTLETMNNNYVPPMIIRKTFGQVFAYMNVQLFNSLLLRRECCSFSNGEFLKAGLQELEQWCSATTEEYAGTSWDELQHIRQAVGFLVLHQKSHKTLDEITDDLCPVLSISQIYRIGTMFWDDKYGAQGLSQEVIGNMRTMATDDSITTPNSSFLLDDDSSIPISLDDISRLMLDINPSDVEPPPLLRQNSQFHFLLQQLTD is encoded by the exons ATG GGGACTCCGGTCAACATCATCGTCGGCTCGCAGGTGTGGCTGGAGGATCCCGACGAGGCCTGGGTCGACGGCGAGGTCACCGGGATCAAGGGCGGCGAcgtcaccgtcgccaccgccaatGGCAAAACG GTTGTGGCCAGCCTCGCGAGCATATACCCCAAAGACACGGAAGCGCCCCCGGCCGGAGTGGACGACATGACGAAGCTAGCGTACCTACATGAACCGGGAGTCTTGCATAACCTTGCTTGCCGGTACGGGCTTAACGAGATATAC ACGTACACCGGGAACATCTTGATTGCAGTCAATCCTTTCCAGAGGCTGCCGCATCTCTACGATGTGCACATGATGGAGCAGTACAAAGGCGCCACCTTCGGGGAGCTCAGCCCCCACCTCTTCGCGATTGCAGATTCTTGTTACAG GGCAATGATCAATGAACACGGAAGCCAGTCAATATTGGTGAGTGGTGAGAGTGGTGCTGGTAAGACAGAGACGACGAAGATGCTCATGAGGTACCTTGCATTCATGGGAGGAAGGTCTGGAACTGAGGGACGGACTGTTGAGCAACAAGTTCTAGAG TCTAACCCGGTACTGGAAGCATTTGGTAACGCGAAGACAGTGAAGAACAATAACTCCAG CCGATTTGGTAAGTTTGTTGAAATCCAATTCGACAAATACGGCAAGATATCTGGTGCCGCTGTTCGCACGTACCTCCTTGAACGGTCACGAGTATGCCAGGTCTCTGATCCTGAACGGAATTACCATTGCTTTTACATGCTATGCTCTGCACCACCCGAG GATGTAAAAAGGTTTAAGGTGGGAAACCCGCGATCATTTCATTACCTGAACCAAACAAGCTGCTATGAAGTAGCTAATGTGGACGATGCAAGAGAATACCTAGAAACGAGAAATGCAATGGATATAGTTGGCATTTCTCAAGAAGAACAG GATGCAATCTTTAGAGTAGTAGCAGCAATCCTTCATCTAGGAAACATTAATTTCTCCAAAGGGCAAGAAATTGATTCGTCAAGGTTGAGGGATGAGAAATCAATCAATCACCTTAAAACAGTGGCAGAACTGCTAAT GTGTGACGAGAAGTCCCTTGAAGACTCTCTTTGTCAGCGTGTTATTGTAACACCCGATGGAAATATTACAAAACCTCTCGATCCAGATTCTGCTTTACAGAGTCGTGATGCCTTGGCAAAGACAGTGTATTCACGACTTTTTGACTG GATAGTGGATAAGATTAATAATTCGATCGGTCAAGATCCTGATGCAATCAGTATAATAGGAGTGCTGGATATATATGGATTTGAGAGTTTCAAAGTCAACAG TTTTGAGCAACTGTGCATCAACATGACAAACGAGAAGTTGCAGCAGCACTTTAATCAG CATGTATTCAAGATGGAGCAAGAAGAATATACAAGGGATGAAATTGACTGGAGCTATGTGGAATTTGTGGACAATCAGGATGTGCTGGACCTGATTGAGAAG AAACCTGGAGGAATAATAGCCCTCCTGGACGAGGCATG CATGTTTCCAAAGTCCACTCATGAGACATTTGCACaaaagatgtatcaaacatacaaAGCACATAAGCGCTTCAGCAAGCCCAAACTTGCCAGGACTGCCTTCACAATCAACCACTATGCAGGAGAT GTCACATATCAAGCCGACTATTTTCTTGACAAGAACAAAGACTATGTGGTCGCTGAACATCAAGCTCTACTAAATTCCTCAAGGTGCTCTTTTGTTGCAAATCTATTTCCTCCATTACCCGAGGAAAGTTCTAAACAGTCCAAATTCTCTTCCATCGGTACTCGCTTTAAG CAACAACTACAAGCCTTGATGGAAACATTGAGTACGACAGAACCACACTACATTAGATGTGTGAAGCCTAATACTGTACTGAAACCTGGCATCTTCGAAAACGACAATGTCTTGAATCAGTTGAGATGTGGG GGTGTTTTGGAAGCAATCCGGATCAGTTGTGCTGGCTATCCAACAAAGAGAACATTTGATGAGTTCATTGATCGGTTTGGAGTTCTTGCACCAGAGCTTGTGGACAG TTGTGACGAGAAGACAGCGTGCGCTGCATTATGTGATAAAATGGGATTAAAGGGATATCAG ATAGGGAAAACAAAGGTGTTTTTAAGAGCTGGTCAGATGGCAGAGCTGGATGCTAGAAGAGCAGAAGTATTGGCCAATGCTGTGCGACTTATCCAGAGGCGTATAAGAACACATCTTATGCGAAAGGACTTCATCAGCTTAAAAAAAGCTTCCATTCAAACTCAGAAGTTCTGGAGAG CACGACTAGCTAGAAAGCTTTTTGAGCACATGAGAAGAGTCGCAGCTGCAATTACCATACAGAAGCACACACGAACTCGTTCTGCCTGGAAAGCTTATATACAAGTATACAAATCATCAATAACAATACAGACAGGATTACGTGCAATGGCAGCTCGCAAGGAGCACAGGTTCAGAAGAGAGACTAAAGCTGCCATGATCATCCAG ACTCGATGGCGCCAACACAAAGCTTATGTTGCTTACAAACAGCAAAAAAGAGCTTCTCTGATTCTCCAGTGCGCTTGGAGGGCACGCGTTGCAAGAAAGGAACTTCGGAAGCTCAAAATG GAAGCAAGAGACAATGGTGCACTAAAAGAAGCAAAAGACAAGCTGGAAAAGAGAGTTGAGGAACTCACATGGAGATTAGATGTTGAGAAGCATTTGAGG ATTGACCTTGAGGCATCCAAGGGTCAAGAAGTTGCGAAGTTACAATCTGCCTTGCAAGAAATGCAAGAAAAGCTTGAAGAAGCCAATGCAGCAATAATAAAGGAGAAAGAAGCTGCAAAGTTAGCAATTGAACAGGCACCACCAAAGATAGTAGAGGTGCCAGTGGTGGACAATGAAAAAGTTGAGTTGTTGACAAGTCAAAATGAGGAACTTGCG GGAGAACTTGGTACGTTTAGAACAAAGGCTGAAGATCTTGAGAAGAAGCTTTTTGAGATTCAAAAACAGTCTGACGAATTGTCTCAGGAGACACAAGAACGAGCCTCAAAGATTAATCAACTTCAGGAGATGATTACTAG GCTTGAAACAAATTTATCCAGCATGGAATCTGAAAACCATGTTCTACGTCAACAATCGTTGCTTGCATCAGCAGATGACGATAAGACAAAACAAATAGAGAG TCTGGAAAGCAAGATTGCCATCTTGGAGTCGGAGAATCAGTTGCTCCGCAGCAATTCTGCACTAGCTGCTCAAGCAGTAGTCGCTCCTGTAGTGATTCAGCCATCAGCTATGAAG GTTCTAGAGAATGGACAACAGCTTGGAGAACTTAACATCATCAAT GAGCAGTTGGTTGTTCCTCCGATAAAGAATTTAAGCAAACAGAAGTCGCTCACAGACCGACAACAA GAAAATCATGATGTCCTCATCAAGAGTCTGACTGAAGATAGGAAATATGACAACAGAAGACCAGCTGCAGCATGCATTGTCTACAAATCACTCCTTCACTGGCACTCATTTGAAGCAGAAAAGACTAACATATTTGACCGTATCATCCATACGATTAGGTCATCTATCGAG AATGCTAAAAGTTCTGGAGAACTAGCTTATTGGTTGTCGACAACATCAACTCTCCTACACCTTCTACAAAATACCCTTAAAACTAGCAGTTCATCGACAAAAGGATCAAACCGCAGCAGGACTGCACCAGGAAACCTGTTCAATAGAATGACACAG AATGCTCGATCATCATCGTCAGGATTAGGTATTTCAAGCGGATACAGTGGAATGATAGGAAGGACAGACACTAAACCAATGGTAGAGGCCAAGTATCCAGCTGTACGTTTCAAGCAACAGTTAACAGCCTACGTCGAGAAGATATATGGCATGATCAGAGATAgcttgaagaaggaaataagtgcATTATTGACTATGTGCATACAG GCTCCAAGAGCTGCTCGTGTGAGACCATCTCGAGGATCATTGAAAAGCATACACTCTAGTGCACTATCAAGGCAAGCATCAAGTGTGCATTGGCAAAACATTGTCAAGTGCCTGAATAATACACTGGAAACTATGAACAATAATTAT GTACCTCCTATGATAATTAGGAAAACATTCGGTCAAGTATTTGCATATATGAACGTCCAACTCTTTAACAG TTTGCTCCTCCGCCGTGAATGCTGCTCCTTTAGCAACGGGGAATTCTTGAAAGCTGGATTACAGGAACTGGAGCAGTGGTGCTCTGCAACAACTGAAGAG TATGCAGGAACATCTTGGGATGAACTGCAACACATAAGACAGGCAGTTGGGTTCCTG GTTTTGCATCAGAAGTCACACAAAACCTTGGATGAAATCACGGATGATCTTTGTCCC GTTCTGAGCATCAGCCAAATATATCGCATTGGAACAATGTTCTGGGACGACAAATATGGTGCACAAGGTCTATCTCAAGAG GTAATTGGAAATATGAGAACAATGGCAACTGATGACTCAATAACTACTCCAAATAGTTCTTTTTTGCTAGATGACGATTCAAG CATTCCAATATCCTTGGATGATATATCAAGACTCATGCTTGACATCAACCCGTCTGATGTGGAGCCACCACCACTACTGAGGCAGAACTCTCAGTTCCACTTTCTTCTACAACAGCTTACAGACTGA